The Devosia sp. SD17-2 genome includes a region encoding these proteins:
- a CDS encoding L,D-transpeptidase codes for MHSVTDATLSRRALLAGLASLGALTLAGCSTTGITRSAIAPTEPVRRAVPPEVLAMYSARPEEEYPVPAADVSNLDPIYWRQEVDNPTGEPGGTVVVDTANRFLYWTMPNGRAMRYGVGIGRAGFEWGGRAHIAYKRKWPIWTPPSEMVDRQPELEMYRHGQPPGLLNALGARALYIHQGNRDTIYRVHGTMDVATIGKAVSSGCVRLIFQDVMDLHDRVPNGSPIVVIQSQAPTQPLAV; via the coding sequence ATGCATTCTGTTACCGACGCGACCCTGTCGCGCCGCGCCCTGTTGGCTGGCCTCGCCAGCCTGGGTGCGCTGACCCTTGCCGGCTGCTCTACCACGGGCATCACCCGTAGCGCCATCGCCCCCACGGAGCCGGTTCGCCGCGCCGTGCCGCCCGAGGTCCTCGCCATGTATTCGGCACGCCCGGAAGAAGAATATCCGGTTCCGGCTGCCGACGTATCCAATCTCGATCCGATCTACTGGCGCCAGGAAGTCGACAACCCCACCGGCGAGCCCGGCGGCACGGTGGTCGTCGATACCGCAAACCGCTTCCTTTACTGGACCATGCCGAATGGCCGCGCCATGCGGTATGGCGTCGGCATTGGCCGCGCGGGCTTTGAATGGGGTGGCCGCGCCCACATCGCCTATAAGCGCAAGTGGCCGATCTGGACCCCGCCGTCGGAAATGGTGGATCGCCAGCCCGAACTCGAAATGTATCGCCATGGCCAGCCGCCGGGCCTGCTCAACGCATTGGGCGCCCGCGCGCTCTATATCCACCAGGGCAATCGCGACACCATCTACCGCGTGCACGGCACCATGGATGTCGCCACCATCGGCAAGGCGGTCTCTTCGGGCTGCGTGCGCCTGATCTTCCAGGATGTCATGGACCTGCACGACCGCGTGCCCAATGGCTCGCCCATCGTCGTGATCCAGAGCCAGGCGCCGACACAGCCCCTCGCCGTCTGA
- a CDS encoding HXXEE domain-containing protein, whose amino-acid sequence MANNTLAARAWAAALALSIHNAEEIALGLPGWAEAHPQTAGFNWSAGSNAFMFTAVLLMGAAFLFALMAQLSPRRWMGAGLKVVAVVMLVNAASHLALSVYTGSLMPGVVSAFLVLLPVFGWIALARRDT is encoded by the coding sequence TTGGCGAATAATACACTGGCGGCCCGGGCATGGGCCGCCGCCCTGGCCTTGTCGATCCACAATGCCGAGGAGATCGCGCTGGGACTTCCCGGCTGGGCGGAGGCCCATCCTCAAACAGCCGGGTTCAACTGGTCCGCCGGCTCGAACGCTTTCATGTTCACCGCCGTGCTCCTTATGGGCGCGGCGTTTCTTTTTGCGCTCATGGCACAGCTTTCACCGCGCCGCTGGATGGGCGCTGGGCTCAAGGTTGTGGCGGTCGTGATGCTGGTCAACGCCGCCTCGCACCTGGCCCTCAGCGTCTATACGGGCAGCCTCATGCCCGGCGTGGTGAGTGCGTTTCTGGTGCTACTCCCCGTCTTCGGATGGATCGCGCTTGCGCGTCGGGACACGTGA
- a CDS encoding PBP1A family penicillin-binding protein, whose translation MDFRISADDRVGGPPKRTSKPQARAAKGQRVEPSLGQSVGVFVDDERSGGPIGGGAGGGKPPKPPRKEKKEPRRGKAEAARPKKRRSRSGGFLMGLLWWGFVACLWGGLAVIGVIVYYGAQLPSSNTWAIPERPPNIRILAADGSLISNRGQTGGEAVTFRELPHYVPAAFIASEDRRFMSHFGVDPIGLASVALEMLEARGVTRGASTLTQQVAKNLFLTPDQTLGRKVQEAILAIWLEQNFSKEEILELYMNRVYFGAGATGIEAAAQTYFGVSARNLSLGQAAMLVGILPAPSAYNPKANPQRAIERQRLVLNLMAQEGYITREEADAAQISSDQSSVRTVVAGSESYVADWVESLMTAYIGEISDDVVVQTTIDWKMQKDAEFAVREAVANEGPKRGFTQGALVAMDVDGTIRAMVGGVDYQASQYNRAVTAKRQPGSAFKPFVYLAALEKGYTPDTLAEDAQFEYNGWSPRNASGKYAGTVTLRQGLAYSLNTIAGRLAIDVTPAAVIDVATRMGISSAMTPVPSIGLGTQEVNLLELTSAYAPFANGGNGVIPNVITKITSKDGTALYEASNAGPGRVIDPHVLAQMNDMLETAVEVGTGRGANLGGWQFGGKTGTSQESRDAVFVGYTSAMVTGVWLGNDDNKGTKLSGGNVPVAIWSEFMTKAHAGKSPVQIPGGSYAGQVIPQQLIDLNTGQPIIDPATGQPQVQYVDGGTGQPVQTMVDPATGQIIAIDPATGQPMQGIAPIQSANPPIQSGQMVDAATGLPVEQFVDANQFNGGGQAIDPVTGFPLQDQNNGFGQAPIDPETGMPMMLVVDPTTGQQVWVPSAPLAPSQPVQNQQVFVDNNAQFAPPAPVQQPEQVYEQPRAQRTLMDLIFGE comes from the coding sequence ATGGACTTCCGCATTTCGGCCGATGATCGCGTTGGTGGCCCCCCGAAGAGGACCAGCAAGCCGCAGGCACGTGCAGCCAAGGGCCAGCGCGTCGAGCCATCGCTGGGCCAGTCTGTTGGCGTTTTCGTCGACGACGAGCGCTCCGGCGGACCCATTGGTGGCGGTGCTGGTGGCGGCAAGCCGCCTAAGCCGCCGCGCAAGGAAAAGAAAGAGCCGCGCCGCGGCAAGGCCGAGGCCGCTCGCCCGAAAAAACGCCGTTCGCGCTCCGGCGGTTTCCTCATGGGTCTTCTGTGGTGGGGCTTTGTCGCCTGTCTCTGGGGCGGCCTCGCCGTCATCGGCGTCATTGTCTATTACGGGGCCCAGCTGCCCTCGTCGAACACCTGGGCGATTCCTGAGCGTCCGCCCAATATCCGTATTCTTGCCGCTGACGGCAGCCTGATCTCCAATCGCGGCCAGACCGGCGGCGAAGCTGTCACCTTCCGCGAACTGCCGCATTATGTGCCCGCGGCCTTCATCGCCTCGGAAGACCGGCGCTTCATGAGCCATTTTGGCGTTGATCCGATCGGCCTTGCCTCGGTGGCGCTGGAAATGCTCGAAGCCCGCGGCGTGACCCGTGGTGCGTCGACCTTGACCCAGCAGGTTGCGAAGAACCTCTTCCTGACGCCGGACCAGACCCTGGGCCGTAAGGTGCAGGAAGCCATCCTCGCCATCTGGCTCGAGCAGAATTTCTCGAAAGAGGAAATTCTCGAGCTCTATATGAACCGAGTCTATTTCGGCGCCGGCGCGACCGGCATCGAAGCGGCGGCTCAGACCTATTTCGGCGTCTCGGCGCGAAACCTGTCGCTTGGACAGGCGGCGATGCTGGTCGGCATCCTGCCGGCGCCTTCCGCCTATAATCCCAAGGCCAATCCGCAGCGCGCCATCGAGCGCCAGCGCCTCGTGCTCAATCTCATGGCGCAGGAAGGCTATATCACCCGCGAAGAAGCCGACGCGGCGCAGATCAGCTCGGATCAGTCCAGCGTCCGCACCGTGGTGGCAGGCTCCGAGTCCTATGTCGCCGACTGGGTCGAAAGCCTGATGACGGCCTATATCGGCGAGATTTCGGACGACGTGGTGGTGCAGACCACCATCGACTGGAAAATGCAGAAGGACGCCGAATTCGCCGTGCGCGAAGCGGTGGCCAATGAAGGTCCGAAGCGCGGCTTTACCCAGGGCGCGCTGGTGGCGATGGATGTCGACGGCACTATCCGTGCCATGGTCGGCGGCGTCGATTATCAGGCCAGCCAGTATAACCGCGCGGTGACGGCCAAGCGCCAGCCCGGCTCGGCCTTCAAGCCCTTCGTTTATCTCGCCGCCTTGGAAAAGGGCTATACGCCCGACACCCTCGCCGAGGACGCCCAGTTTGAATACAATGGCTGGAGCCCGCGCAATGCCTCGGGCAAATATGCCGGCACGGTGACGCTGCGGCAGGGCCTCGCCTATTCGCTCAACACTATTGCCGGTCGCCTTGCCATCGACGTGACCCCGGCAGCGGTGATCGATGTGGCGACCCGCATGGGCATTTCCTCGGCCATGACGCCAGTGCCCTCGATCGGCCTCGGCACCCAGGAAGTGAACCTCCTCGAGCTGACCAGCGCCTATGCCCCCTTTGCCAATGGCGGCAATGGCGTCATCCCCAATGTGATCACCAAGATCACCTCCAAGGATGGCACAGCGCTGTATGAGGCCTCCAATGCCGGCCCGGGCCGGGTTATCGACCCGCATGTCCTCGCGCAGATGAACGACATGCTTGAAACCGCCGTTGAGGTGGGAACGGGGCGTGGCGCCAATCTGGGCGGCTGGCAGTTCGGCGGCAAGACCGGCACCAGCCAGGAATCCCGCGACGCGGTGTTTGTGGGCTATACATCCGCCATGGTCACCGGCGTGTGGCTGGGCAATGACGACAACAAGGGCACTAAGCTCTCGGGCGGCAACGTCCCGGTCGCCATCTGGTCCGAGTTCATGACCAAGGCCCATGCCGGTAAATCGCCGGTGCAGATCCCGGGCGGCTCCTATGCCGGTCAGGTCATCCCGCAGCAGCTGATCGACCTCAACACCGGCCAGCCGATCATCGATCCGGCCACTGGCCAGCCGCAGGTGCAATATGTCGATGGCGGAACCGGCCAGCCGGTGCAGACCATGGTCGATCCCGCGACCGGGCAGATCATTGCCATCGACCCGGCGACAGGCCAGCCGATGCAGGGTATTGCCCCGATCCAGTCGGCAAATCCGCCGATCCAGTCGGGCCAGATGGTTGACGCCGCCACCGGCCTGCCGGTCGAGCAATTCGTCGACGCCAACCAGTTCAATGGTGGCGGTCAGGCCATCGATCCGGTCACTGGTTTTCCGCTGCAGGACCAGAATAACGGTTTTGGCCAGGCGCCGATCGATCCGGAAACCGGCATGCCGATGATGCTGGTGGTGGATCCGACGACGGGCCAGCAGGTCTGGGTGCCAAGCGCGCCGCTTGCGCCGAGCCAGCCGGTTCAGAACCAGCAGGTGTTTGTCGACAACAATGCCCAGTTCGCGCCACCGGCACCCGTGCAGCAGCCAGAGCAGGTCTACGAACAGCCCCGTGCACAGCGCACGTTGATGGACCTCATCTTTGGCGAATAA
- a CDS encoding LLM class flavin-dependent oxidoreductase — translation MKKIGFLSFGHWSAAPNSQARSASDVLLQSIDLAVAAEELGADGAYFRVHHFARQLASPFPLLAAIGAKTKKIEIGTAVIDMRYENPLYMAEDAGAADLISGGRLQLGISRGSPEQVIDGYRYFGFAPEEGKTDQDMARQHAEVFWEVLKGKGFAQPNPRPMFPNPPGLLRLEPHSEGLRDRIWWGAASDATAIWAAKLGMNLQSSTLKFDESGKPFHVQQADQIRAYREAWAEAGHERAPRVSVSRSIFAITSDEDRAYFGNGSPEEDQFGYIEPEKRAVFGRGYTGEPDRLIEELRQDEAIAEADTLLLTVPNQLGVAYNAHVIESILKHVAPALGWR, via the coding sequence ATGAAAAAGATCGGCTTTTTGTCCTTCGGCCATTGGAGTGCCGCGCCCAATTCCCAGGCGCGCTCGGCCAGCGATGTCTTGCTGCAATCCATCGATCTGGCGGTGGCCGCCGAGGAACTGGGCGCGGACGGCGCCTATTTCCGCGTGCATCACTTTGCCCGCCAGCTCGCCTCGCCCTTCCCGCTGCTCGCGGCCATCGGGGCAAAAACCAAGAAAATCGAGATCGGCACGGCCGTCATCGACATGCGCTACGAAAACCCGCTCTACATGGCCGAAGACGCCGGCGCGGCTGATCTGATCTCCGGCGGTCGGCTGCAGCTGGGTATTTCGCGCGGTTCGCCCGAGCAGGTGATCGATGGCTACCGCTATTTTGGTTTTGCGCCCGAAGAGGGCAAGACCGACCAGGATATGGCGCGCCAGCACGCCGAAGTGTTCTGGGAAGTGCTCAAGGGGAAGGGCTTTGCCCAGCCCAATCCGCGCCCGATGTTCCCCAATCCGCCGGGCCTCTTGCGCCTCGAGCCGCATTCCGAGGGCCTTCGCGACCGGATCTGGTGGGGCGCTGCCTCCGACGCCACGGCCATTTGGGCGGCGAAGCTGGGGATGAACCTCCAGTCATCGACCCTCAAATTCGACGAGAGCGGCAAGCCGTTCCATGTCCAGCAGGCCGATCAGATCCGGGCCTATCGTGAGGCGTGGGCGGAAGCGGGCCACGAGCGAGCCCCGCGTGTCTCGGTCAGCCGGTCGATCTTTGCCATCACCTCGGATGAGGACCGCGCCTATTTCGGCAATGGCTCACCGGAGGAAGATCAGTTCGGCTATATCGAGCCGGAAAAGCGCGCCGTCTTCGGTCGTGGCTATACCGGCGAGCCGGATCGACTGATCGAAGAACTGAGGCAGGATGAGGCCATCGCCGAAGCCGATACGCTGCTGCTCACCGTGCCCAATCAATTGGGCGTCGCCTACAACGCCCATGTCATCGAGAGCATTCTCAAGCACGTCGCGCCGGCGCTCGGCTGGCGCTAG
- the moeB gene encoding molybdopterin-synthase adenylyltransferase MoeB has protein sequence MTPEETRRYARQLVLKGFGGAGQQRLKAASVLIVGAGGLGSPALAYLAGAGFGRIGIVDDDDVSLTNLHRQIVHTSSGVGTSKVASAAAYAHALNPEVAVDALDLRLDAENIEPVLAAYDLVLDGTDNLITRRLVAASAEKLQKPLVSGAVSMFSGQVTVFAPHLGGPGHEALFADAATDKDLPSCEANGILGPVTGIIGTLMAMEAIKLITGIGTPLIGKVLIYDSREAQFTELAY, from the coding sequence TTGACGCCGGAGGAAACCCGCCGCTATGCACGGCAGCTGGTCCTGAAGGGGTTTGGTGGCGCGGGTCAGCAGCGGCTGAAGGCGGCGAGCGTGCTCATCGTAGGAGCTGGCGGATTGGGGAGCCCGGCGCTGGCCTATCTCGCCGGAGCCGGCTTCGGCCGCATCGGCATTGTCGACGACGATGATGTCAGCCTTACCAATCTCCATCGCCAGATCGTGCACACCAGTTCCGGTGTTGGCACCAGCAAGGTGGCGAGCGCCGCCGCCTATGCACACGCCCTAAATCCGGAGGTTGCGGTCGACGCGCTGGACCTGCGTCTCGACGCCGAAAATATCGAGCCGGTGCTGGCCGCCTATGACCTTGTTCTGGACGGCACGGACAATCTGATCACCCGACGGCTCGTGGCCGCTTCTGCTGAAAAACTGCAAAAGCCTCTGGTCTCCGGGGCGGTGTCGATGTTTTCGGGGCAGGTGACAGTGTTCGCGCCCCATCTTGGCGGGCCAGGGCATGAGGCGCTTTTCGCCGATGCCGCCACTGATAAGGATCTGCCTTCCTGCGAGGCCAATGGCATTCTGGGGCCGGTGACCGGCATTATCGGCACGTTGATGGCCATGGAGGCGATCAAGCTCATCACCGGCATCGGCACGCCGCTGATCGGCAAGGTGCTGATCTACGACAGCCGCGAGGCGCAGTTTACCGAGCTCGCCTACTAG